A genomic stretch from Papio anubis isolate 15944 chromosome 18, Panubis1.0, whole genome shotgun sequence includes:
- the PRSS53 gene encoding serine protease 53 isoform X5: protein MKWSWGPVLLFAGATVLMEGLQAAQRACGQRGPGPPKPQEGNTVPGEWPWQASVRRQGAHICSGSLVADTWVLTAAHCFEKAAEVELNSWSVVLGSLQREGLSPGAEEVGVAALQLPRAYNHYSQGSDLALLRLTHPVTHTPLCLPQPAHRFPFGASCWATGWDQDTGDAPGTLRNLRLRLISRPTCNCIYNQLHQRHLSNPAQPGMLCGGPQPGVQGPCQGDSGGPVLCLEPDGHWVQAGIISFASSCAQEDTPVLLTNTAAHSSWLQARVQGAAFLAQSPETPEMSDEDSCVACGSLRTAGPQAGAPSPWPWDARLMHQGQLACGGALVSEETVLTAAHCFIGRQAPEEWSVGLGTRPEEWGLKQLILHGAYTHPEGGYDVALLLLAQPVTLGASLRPLCLPYADHHLPDGERGWVLGRARPGAGISSPQTVPVTLLGPRACSRLHTAPGGDGSTILPGMVCTSAVGELPSCEANQPAADRGPGRSQDKRMQTGKQHYCPCPPHLAMCDSRHQGRLRSPAAVGRNLSGATGAHSPPCRTAVSVDTPTPSSAPTQASQLSSSFTLSDTITPAMCFENFFFWGAAVFLFLNLNKLLQNRL from the exons ATGAAGTGGAGCTGGGGCCCAGTGCTGCTCTTCGCGGGTGCCACGGTCCTCATGGAGG GTCTTCAAGCCGCTCAGCGTG CCTGTGGACAGCGTGGCCCCGGTCCCCCCAAGCCTCAGGAGGGCAACACAGTCCCCGGCGAGTGGCCCTGGCAGGCCAGTGTGAGGAGGCAGGGAGCCCACATCTGCAGCGGCTCCCTGGTGGCGGACACCTGGGTCCTCACCGCTGCCCACTGCTTTGAAAA gGCAGCAGAGGTAGAACTGAACTCCTGGTCAGTGGTCCTGGGTTCTCTGCAGCGTGAGGGACTCAGCCCTGGGGCCGAAGAGGTGGGGGTGGCTGCCCTGCAGTTGCCCAGGGCCTATAACCACTATAGCCAGGGCTCAGACCTGGCCCTGCTGCGGCTCACCCACCCCGTGACCCACACAcccctctgcctgccccagcctgcccATCGCTTCCCCTTTGGAGCCTCCTGCTGGGCCACTGGCTGGGATCAGGACACCGGTGATG CTCCTGGGACCCTACGGAATCTGCGCCTGCGTCTCATCAGTCGCCCCACATGTAACTGCATCTACAACCAGCTGCACCAGCGACACCTGTCCAACCCGGCCCAGCCTGGGATGCTATGTGGGGGcccccagcctggggtgcagggGCCCTGTCAG GGAGATTCCGGGGGCCCTGTGCTGTGCCTCGAGCCCGATGGACACTGGGTTCAGGCTGGCATCATCAGCTTTGCATCAAGCTGTGCCCAGGAGGACACTCCTGTGCTGCTGACCAACACAGCTGCTCACAGTTCCTGGTTGCAGGCTCGAGTTCAGGGGGCGGCTTTCCTGGCCCAGAGCCCAGAGACCCCAGAGATGAGTGACGAGGACAGCTGTGTAG CCTGTGGATCCTTGAGGACAGCAGGTCCCCAGGCAGGAGCACCCTCCCCGTGGCCCTGGGATGCCAGACTGATGCACCAGGGGCAGCTGGCCTGTGGCGGAGCCCTGGTGTCAGAGGAGACAGTGCTGACTGCTGCCCACTGCTTCATTGG GCGCCAGGCCCCAGAGGAATGGAGCGTAGGGCTGGGGACCAGACCGGAGGAGTGGGGCCTGAAGCAGCTCATCCTGCATGGGGCCTACACCCACCCCGAGGGGGGCTACGACGTGGCCCTCCTGCTGCTGGCCCAGCCTGTGACACTGGGCGCCAGCCTGCGGCCCCTCTGCCTGCCCTATGCTGACCACCACCTGCCTGACGGGGAGCGCGGCTGGGTCCTGGGACGGGCCCGCCCAGGAGCAG GCATCAGCTCCCCCCAGACAGTGCCCGTGACCCTCCTGGGGCCTAGGGCCTGCAGCCGGCTGCATACAGCTCCTGGGGGTGACGGCAGCACTATTCTGCCGGGGATGGTGTGTACCAGTGCTGTGGGTGAGCTGCCCAGCTGTGAG GCCAACCAGCCAGCTGCTGACAGGGGACCTGGCCGTTCTCAGGACAAGAGAATGCAGACAGGCAAACAGCATTActgcccctgccctccccaccttgCCATGTGTGATTCCAGGCACCAGGGCAGGCTGAGAAGCCCAGCAGCTGTAGGAAGGAACCTGTCTGGGGCCACAGGTGCCCACTCCCCACCCTGCAGGACAGCGGTGTCTGTGGACACTCCCACACCCAGCTCTGCTCCCACACAGGCATCCCAGCTTTCCTCCTCCTTTACCCTTTCAGATACAATCACGCCAGCCATgtgttttgaaaatttctttttttggggggcagcagttttcctttttttaaacttaaataaattgttacaaaatagactttag
- the PRSS53 gene encoding serine protease 53 isoform X4: protein MKWSWGPVLLFAGATVLMEGLQAAQRACGQRGPGPPKPQEGNTVPGEWPWQASVRRQGAHICSGSLVADTWVLTAAHCFEKAAEVELNSWSVVLGSLQREGLSPGAEEVGVAALQLPRAYNHYSQGSDLALLRLTHPVTHTPLCLPQPAHRFPFGASCWATGWDQDTGDGKCWPRLKLREALCLPSVTISAPNCPGFQSPLLLRSQTPAPAPSLSLAPGTLRNLRLRLISRPTCNCIYNQLHQRHLSNPAQPGMLCGGPQPGVQGPCQGDSGGPVLCLEPDGHWVQAGIISFASSCAQEDTPVLLTNTAAHSSWLQARVQGAAFLAQSPETPEMSDEDSCVACGSLRTAGPQAGAPSPWPWDARLMHQGQLACGGALVSEETVLTAAHCFIGRQAPEEWSVGLGTRPEEWGLKQLILHGAYTHPEGGYDVALLLLAQPVTLGASLRPLCLPYADHHLPDGERGWVLGRARPGAGISSPQTVPVTLLGPRACSRLHTAPGGDGSTILPGMVCTSAVGELPSCEGLSGAPLVHEVRGTWFLAGLHSFGDACQGPARPAVFTALPAYEDWVSSLDWQVYFAEEPEPEAEPGSCLANMSQPASC, encoded by the exons ATGAAGTGGAGCTGGGGCCCAGTGCTGCTCTTCGCGGGTGCCACGGTCCTCATGGAGG GTCTTCAAGCCGCTCAGCGTG CCTGTGGACAGCGTGGCCCCGGTCCCCCCAAGCCTCAGGAGGGCAACACAGTCCCCGGCGAGTGGCCCTGGCAGGCCAGTGTGAGGAGGCAGGGAGCCCACATCTGCAGCGGCTCCCTGGTGGCGGACACCTGGGTCCTCACCGCTGCCCACTGCTTTGAAAA gGCAGCAGAGGTAGAACTGAACTCCTGGTCAGTGGTCCTGGGTTCTCTGCAGCGTGAGGGACTCAGCCCTGGGGCCGAAGAGGTGGGGGTGGCTGCCCTGCAGTTGCCCAGGGCCTATAACCACTATAGCCAGGGCTCAGACCTGGCCCTGCTGCGGCTCACCCACCCCGTGACCCACACAcccctctgcctgccccagcctgcccATCGCTTCCCCTTTGGAGCCTCCTGCTGGGCCACTGGCTGGGATCAGGACACCGGTGATGGTAAGTGCTGGCCcagactgaagctcagagaggcacTCTGCTTGCCCAGCGTCACCATCTCAGCTCCCAACTGTCCTGGCTTCCAGTCTCCCTTGCTTCTCAGATCCCagactccagccccagccccgtcTCTTTCATTAGCTCCTGGGACCCTACGGAATCTGCGCCTGCGTCTCATCAGTCGCCCCACATGTAACTGCATCTACAACCAGCTGCACCAGCGACACCTGTCCAACCCGGCCCAGCCTGGGATGCTATGTGGGGGcccccagcctggggtgcagggGCCCTGTCAG GGAGATTCCGGGGGCCCTGTGCTGTGCCTCGAGCCCGATGGACACTGGGTTCAGGCTGGCATCATCAGCTTTGCATCAAGCTGTGCCCAGGAGGACACTCCTGTGCTGCTGACCAACACAGCTGCTCACAGTTCCTGGTTGCAGGCTCGAGTTCAGGGGGCGGCTTTCCTGGCCCAGAGCCCAGAGACCCCAGAGATGAGTGACGAGGACAGCTGTGTAG CCTGTGGATCCTTGAGGACAGCAGGTCCCCAGGCAGGAGCACCCTCCCCGTGGCCCTGGGATGCCAGACTGATGCACCAGGGGCAGCTGGCCTGTGGCGGAGCCCTGGTGTCAGAGGAGACAGTGCTGACTGCTGCCCACTGCTTCATTGG GCGCCAGGCCCCAGAGGAATGGAGCGTAGGGCTGGGGACCAGACCGGAGGAGTGGGGCCTGAAGCAGCTCATCCTGCATGGGGCCTACACCCACCCCGAGGGGGGCTACGACGTGGCCCTCCTGCTGCTGGCCCAGCCTGTGACACTGGGCGCCAGCCTGCGGCCCCTCTGCCTGCCCTATGCTGACCACCACCTGCCTGACGGGGAGCGCGGCTGGGTCCTGGGACGGGCCCGCCCAGGAGCAG GCATCAGCTCCCCCCAGACAGTGCCCGTGACCCTCCTGGGGCCTAGGGCCTGCAGCCGGCTGCATACAGCTCCTGGGGGTGACGGCAGCACTATTCTGCCGGGGATGGTGTGTACCAGTGCTGTGGGTGAGCTGCCCAGCTGTGAG GGCCTGTCTGGGGCACCACTGGTGCATGAGGTGAGGGGCACGTGGTTCCTGGCCGGGCTGCACAGCTTCGGAGATGCTTGCCAAGGCCCCGCCAGGCCGGCGGTCTTCACTGCGCTCCCTGCCTACGAGGACTGGGTCAGCAGTTTGGACTGGCAAGTCTACTTCGCCGAGGAGCCAGAGCCCGAGGCCGAGCCTGGAagctgcctggccaacatga GCCAACCAGCCAGCTGCTGA